From a region of the Rhinolophus sinicus isolate RSC01 linkage group LG04, ASM3656204v1, whole genome shotgun sequence genome:
- the TMEM8B gene encoding transmembrane protein 8B isoform X3 — MLRLRPKAPPLHNSSSMVCGGASVCQLELALPPWGHWVYVRVETPSRGPGRTIRFQLCVRLQECPQPSLSRALVPGAAMNMPLSLGNQPLPPEPPSLRAPVEGPGATSPPEHCWPVRPTLRNELDTFSVHFYIFFGPSVALPPERPAVFALRLLPVLDSGGVLSLELHLNVSSLRQENVTVFGCLTHEVPLSLGDAAVTCSKESLAGFLLSVSATSRVARLRIPFPQTGTWFLTLRSLCGAGPRFVRCRNATAEVRLRSFLSPCVDDCGPYGQCKLLRTHNYLYAACECKAGWRGWGCTDSAGALTYGFQLLSTLLLCLSNLMFLPPVALAIRSRYVLEAAVYTFTMFFSTFYHACDQPGIVVFCIMDYDVLQFCDFLGSLMSVWVTVIAMARLQPVVKQVLYLLGAMLLSMALQLDRHGLWNLLGPSLFALGILATAWYAASAAGIATHPHGAAGFSTCAQAALLQAVPSYSMLLWRLETTTSTFTASGICSSLAVWGSCCPLVPRLTTGSHLEPGPGDVVTSCASMSRKSWALWVQEGPLSAASVPAERGFGHGPWRT; from the exons ATGCTGCGCCTACGTCCCAAGGCCCCACCCCTGCACAACTCAAGTTCTATGGTCTGTGGAGGTGCCTCGGTATGCCAGCTGGAGCTGGCACTGCCCCCCTGGGGGCACTGGGTCTACGTGCGTGTGGAGACACCATCCCGGGGCCCTGGCAGAACCATCCGCTTCCAGCTGTGTGTGAGGCTGCAAG AGTGCCCACAGCCCAGTCTGTCCCGTGCCCTGGTCCCTGGAGCTGCCATGAACATGCCCCTGTCACTGGGCAACCAGCCACTGCCCCCAGAGCCGCCATCCCTCAGGGCCCCTGTGGAGGGGCCTGGGGCCACATCTCCACCTGAGCACTGCTGGCCAGTGCGCCCGACGCTGCGCAATGAGCTGGACACCTTCTCTGTCCACTTCTACATCTTCTTTGGCCCCAGCGTGGCCCTCCCCCCTGAGCGCCCGGCCGTGTTTGCCCTGCGGTTGCTGCCAGTGCTGGACAGCGGAGGTGTCCTCAGCCTGGAGCTCCATCTCAATGTG AGCTCCCTACGCCAGGAAAACGTGACAGTGTTCGGATGCCTGACTCACGAGGTGCCCTTGAGCCTGGGGGATGCAGCAGTGACCTGTTCTAAAG aATCCCTGGCTGGCTTCCTCCTCTCCGTCAGTGCCACCTCCCGAGTGGCCAGGCTGCGAATCCCCTTCCCGCAGACCGGAACCTGGTTCCTGACCCTGCGCTCGCTGTGCGGGGCGGGGCCTCG GTTCGTGCGGTGCCGCAACGCCACGGCCGAGGTGCGGCTGCGCTCCTTTCTGTCCCCGTGCGTGGACGACTGCGGGCCCTACGGCCAGTGCAAGCTGCTGCGCACGCACAACTACCTGTACGCGGCCTGCGAGTGCAAGGCGG GGTGGCGGGGCTGGGGCTGCACCGACAGTGCGGGTGCGCTCACCTACGGATTCCAGCTGCTGTCCACGCTGCTGCTCTGCCTGAGCAATCTCATGTTTCTGCCCCCCGTGGCCCTGGCCATTCGGAGCCGATATGTTCTGGAAGCTGCCGTCTACACATTCACCATGTTCTTTTCGACG TTCTATcatgcctgtgaccagccaggcaTTGTGGTTTTCTGCATCATGGACTACGACGTGCTGCAGTTCTGTGACTTCCTGGGCTCCTTAATGTCTGTGTGGGTCACTGTCATTGCCATGGCTCGTTTACAACCTGTGGTCAAGCAG GTGCTGTATTTGTTGGGGGCTATGCTCCTGTCCATGGCTCTGCAGCTTGACCGGCATGGACTCTGGAATCTGCTTGGACCCAGTCTCTTCGCCCTGGGGATCTTGGCCACAGCCTGG TACGCAGCGTCCGCCGCAGGCATTGCTACCCACCCACATGGCGCCGCTGGCTTTTCTACCTGTGCCCAGGCAGCCTTATTGCAGGCAGTGCCATCCTACTCTATGCTTTTGTGGAGACTCGAGACAACTACTTCTACATTCACAGCATCTGGCATATGCTCATCGCTGGCAGTGTGGGGTTCTTGCTGCCCCCTCGTGCCAAGACTGACCACCGGGTCCCATCTGGAGCCCGGGCCCGGGGATGTGGTTACCAGCTGTGCATCAATGAGCAGGAAGAGCTGGGCCTTGTGGGTTCAGGAGGGGCCACTGTCAGCAGCATCTGTGCCAGCTGAGAGGGGCTTTGGGCATGGCCCATGGAGAACATGA
- the TMEM8B gene encoding transmembrane protein 8B isoform X4, with protein sequence MLRLRPKAPPLHNSSSMVCGGASVCQLELALPPWGHWVYVRVETPSRGPGRTIRFQLCVRLQECPQPSLSRALVPGAAMNMPLSLGNQPLPPEPPSLRAPVEGPGATSPPEHCWPVRPTLRNELDTFSVHFYIFFGPSVALPPERPAVFALRLLPVLDSGGVLSLELHLNVSSLRQENVTVFGCLTHEVPLSLGDAAVTCSKESLAGFLLSVSATSRVARLRIPFPQTGTWFLTLRSLCGAGPRFVRCRNATAEVRLRSFLSPCVDDCGPYGQCKLLRTHNYLYAACECKAGWRGWGCTDSAGALTYGFQLLSTLLLCLSNLMFLPPVALAIRSRYVLEAAVYTFTMFFSTFYHACDQPGIVVFCIMDYDVLQFCDFLGSLMSVWVTVIAMARLQPVVKQVLYLLGAMLLSMALQLDRHGLWNLLGPSLFALGILATAWTVRSVRRRHCYPPTWRRWLFYLCPGSLIAGSAILLYAFVETRDNYFYIHSIWHMLIAGSVGFLLPPRAKTDHRVPSGARARGCGYQLCINEQEELGLVGSGGATVSSICAS encoded by the exons ATGCTGCGCCTACGTCCCAAGGCCCCACCCCTGCACAACTCAAGTTCTATGGTCTGTGGAGGTGCCTCGGTATGCCAGCTGGAGCTGGCACTGCCCCCCTGGGGGCACTGGGTCTACGTGCGTGTGGAGACACCATCCCGGGGCCCTGGCAGAACCATCCGCTTCCAGCTGTGTGTGAGGCTGCAAG AGTGCCCACAGCCCAGTCTGTCCCGTGCCCTGGTCCCTGGAGCTGCCATGAACATGCCCCTGTCACTGGGCAACCAGCCACTGCCCCCAGAGCCGCCATCCCTCAGGGCCCCTGTGGAGGGGCCTGGGGCCACATCTCCACCTGAGCACTGCTGGCCAGTGCGCCCGACGCTGCGCAATGAGCTGGACACCTTCTCTGTCCACTTCTACATCTTCTTTGGCCCCAGCGTGGCCCTCCCCCCTGAGCGCCCGGCCGTGTTTGCCCTGCGGTTGCTGCCAGTGCTGGACAGCGGAGGTGTCCTCAGCCTGGAGCTCCATCTCAATGTG AGCTCCCTACGCCAGGAAAACGTGACAGTGTTCGGATGCCTGACTCACGAGGTGCCCTTGAGCCTGGGGGATGCAGCAGTGACCTGTTCTAAAG aATCCCTGGCTGGCTTCCTCCTCTCCGTCAGTGCCACCTCCCGAGTGGCCAGGCTGCGAATCCCCTTCCCGCAGACCGGAACCTGGTTCCTGACCCTGCGCTCGCTGTGCGGGGCGGGGCCTCG GTTCGTGCGGTGCCGCAACGCCACGGCCGAGGTGCGGCTGCGCTCCTTTCTGTCCCCGTGCGTGGACGACTGCGGGCCCTACGGCCAGTGCAAGCTGCTGCGCACGCACAACTACCTGTACGCGGCCTGCGAGTGCAAGGCGG GGTGGCGGGGCTGGGGCTGCACCGACAGTGCGGGTGCGCTCACCTACGGATTCCAGCTGCTGTCCACGCTGCTGCTCTGCCTGAGCAATCTCATGTTTCTGCCCCCCGTGGCCCTGGCCATTCGGAGCCGATATGTTCTGGAAGCTGCCGTCTACACATTCACCATGTTCTTTTCGACG TTCTATcatgcctgtgaccagccaggcaTTGTGGTTTTCTGCATCATGGACTACGACGTGCTGCAGTTCTGTGACTTCCTGGGCTCCTTAATGTCTGTGTGGGTCACTGTCATTGCCATGGCTCGTTTACAACCTGTGGTCAAGCAG GTGCTGTATTTGTTGGGGGCTATGCTCCTGTCCATGGCTCTGCAGCTTGACCGGCATGGACTCTGGAATCTGCTTGGACCCAGTCTCTTCGCCCTGGGGATCTTGGCCACAGCCTGG ACAGTACGCAGCGTCCGCCGCAGGCATTGCTACCCACCCACATGGCGCCGCTGGCTTTTCTACCTGTGCCCAGGCAGCCTTATTGCAGGCAGTGCCATCCTACTCTATGCTTTTGTGGAGACTCGAGACAACTACTTCTACATTCACAGCATCTGGCATATGCTCATCGCTGGCAGTGTGGGGTTCTTGCTGCCCCCTCGTGCCAAGACTGACCACCGGGTCCCATCTGGAGCCCGGGCCCGGGGATGTGGTTACCAGCTGTGCATCAATGAGCAGGAAGAGCTGGGCCTTGTGGGTTCAGGAGGGGCCACTGTCAGCAGCATCTGTGCCAGCTGA
- the LOC109446138 gene encoding olfactory receptor 13C7 encodes MGKANQTTVTEYVLLGLHEHRNLETVLLLLCLGVYSMNVLGNALLIGLNVLDPRLHRPMYFFLSNLSLIDICGSSSFVPLMLVNFLKAQRTISFPGCALQMYLTLALGSTECLLLAVMAYDRYVAICQPLRYPELMSGQTCMWMAVLSWGTGFANSLLQSILTWRVPFCGHSVINHFFCEILAVLKLACGDISLNALFLVVATAVLSLAPFLLICLSYVFILATILRVPSAAGWRKAFSTCSAHLAVVVVFYGTISFMYFKPKAKDPNLDKIIALFYGVVTPSLNPIIYSLRNAEVKAAAIALLRGDLLSRKMPHFCCCSPTLSGRTG; translated from the coding sequence ATGGGTAAGGCCAACCAGACAACAGTGACAGAGTATGTCCTGCTGGGACTACACGAGCACCGTAACCTAGAGACGGTCCTGCTTCTGCTCTGCCTGGGCGTCTACTCCATGAATGTGCTGGGGAACGCCCTCCTCATAGGGCTGAATGTGCTGGACCCCCGCCTGCACAGACCCATGTACTTCTTTCTCAGCAACCTCTCCCTCATAGACATCTGTGGCTCGTCCTCCTTCGTGCCTCTCATGCTGGTCAACTTCCTCAAAGCCCAAAGGACCATCTCCTTCCCTGGCTGTGCCCTGCAGATGTACCTGACCCTGGCGCTAGGCTCCACAGAGTGCCTGCTCTTGGCTGTGATGGCCTATGACCGTTATGTGGCTATCTGCCAGCCGCTTAGGTACCCAGAGCTCATGAGTGGGCAGACATGCATGTGGATGGCAGTGCTAAGCTGGGGGACAGGCTTTGCCAACTCACTGCTGCAGTCCATTCTCACCTGGAGAGTCCCCTTCTGTGGCCACAGTGTCATCAACCACTTCTTCTGTGAGATCTTGGCAGTACTGAAACTGGCCTGTGGGGACATCTCTCTCAATGCGCTGTTCTTGGTGGTGGCCACAGCTGTGCTGTCGCTGGCCCCATTCCTGCTCATCTGCCTGTCCTACGTTTTCATCCTGGCTACCATCCTGAGGGTGCCCTCTGCTGCAGGCTGGCGCAAAGCCTTCTCCACCTGCTCTGCCCACCTCGCAGTGGTGGTCGTTTTCTATGGGACCATCTCCTTCATGTACTTCAAGCCCAAGGCCAAGGACCCTAACTTGGATAAGATTATTGCATTGTTCTATGGGGTCGTGACACCCTCACTGAACCCCATCATCTACAGCCTGAGAAATGCAGAGGTGAAAGCTGCTGCCATAGCTCTGCTGAGGGGAGATCTGCTTTCCAGGAAAATGCCCCACTTTTGCTGTTGCTCTCCGACTCTATCAGGCAGGACAGGCTAA